One genomic segment of Tripterygium wilfordii isolate XIE 37 chromosome 9, ASM1340144v1, whole genome shotgun sequence includes these proteins:
- the LOC120005626 gene encoding probable sucrose-phosphate synthase 1 isoform X1: protein MVAGNDWINSYLEAILDAGKGIEGQKSSLLLRERGHFSPTRYFVEEVITGFDETDLHRSWVLAAATRSPQERNTRLENMCWRIWNLARKKKQLEGEEAQRAAKRHFEREKARREATADMSEDLSEGEKGDSVADLSTHGDSLRGRMPRVSSVDMMENWASQHKEKKLYLVLISLHGLIRGENMELGRDSDTGGQVKYVVELARALGTMPGVYRVDLLTRQVSAPDVDWSYAEPTEMLNPADSDNSNQELGESSGAFIIRIPFGPKDKYIPKESLWPHIPEFVDGALSHILQMSKVLGEQIGRGQPVWPSAIHGHYADAGDSAALLSGALNVPMLFTGHSLGRDKLEQLLKQGRQSREEINTMYRIMRRIEAEELALDASEIIITSTRQEIEEQWRLYDGFDPILERKLRARIRRGVSCYGRFMPRMVVIPPGMEFHHIVPHEGDIDGEVEKDEDGSPSPDTHIWTEIMRFFSNARKPMILALARPDPKKNITTLVKAFGECQPLRELANLTLVMGNRDDIDEMSTTNASVLLSILKLIDKYDLYGQVAYPKHHKQSDVPDIYRLAAKTKGVFINPAFIEPFGLTLIEAAAYGLPIVATKNGGPVDIIRVLDNGLLVDPHDQQSIADALLRLVSDKHLWTRCRQNGLKNIHLFSWTEHCKTYLSRIASCRPRQPQWQRSDEGVDDSELDSSGDSLRDIQDISLNLKLSLDGVRNEGGGTLDDAEEKAIDGKSKLETAVLTMSKGAVGGMQKDIPMEKADNNTGSSKASLKRRKYLYVIALDCDATSDFLEITKTVVQAAAESTGFILSTSLTISDINSLLLSGGLNPLDFDAFICNSGSELYYPSSSSEGVSGLPFVLDLDYHAHIEYRWGGEGLRKTLTRWAASINDKRGGEQIVVEDISGSTAHCYAFKVKDPSMVPSVKEIRKLMRIHALRCHAIYCQNGTKLNVIPVLASRSQALRYLYIRWGIDLSKLVVFVGECGDTDYEGLLGGVHKTVIVKGTGTSSLKLHTNRNYPLEHVMPSDNPNVVQSEDHDGISIRASLEKLRVLKG from the exons ATGGTGGCGGGAAACGACTGGATAAACAGTTATCTAGAAGCAATCTTAGACGCCGGTAAGGGAATCGAAGGCCAGAAATCGTCTCTGTTGCTCAGAGAGAGAGGCCACTTCAGTCCTACGCGATACTTCGTTGAGGAGGTCATCACCGGCTTCGATGAGACAGATCTACACCGCTCTTGGGTCCTG GCTGCAGCGACGAGGAGTCCGCAGGAGAGGAACACCAGATTGGAGAACATGTGCTGGAGGATTTGGAATTTGGCTCGCAAGAAGAAGCAG CTTGAGGGAGAGGAAGCTCAGCGTGCAGCCAAACGCCATTTTGAACGTGAAAAAGCCCGCAGAGAGGCAACTGCTGACATGTCAGAAGACTTGTCAGAAGGCGAGAAAGGAGATTCTGTCGCTGACCTTTCAACTCATGGTGATAGTCTTAGAGGGAGAATGCCTAGAGTCAGTTCTGTTGATATGATGGAGAATTGGGCCAGTCAACACAAGGAAAAGAAACTTTACCTTGTATTAATAAG TCTTCACGGCCTAATTCGTGGTGAAAACATGGAGCTTGGTCGTGATTCTGACACCGGTGGCCAG GTTAAGTACGTTGTGGAACTTGCAAGGGCCTTAGGTACAATGCCGGGAGTTTATCGGGTTGACTTACTGACTAGGCAAGTATCGGCTCCAGATGTAGATTGGAGTTATGCTGAACCTACAGAGATGCTGAATCCAGCGGACTCTGACAACTCAAATCAGGAGCTTGGTGAGAGTAGTGGTGCTTTTATAATCCGTATACCATTTGGTCCAAAGGATAAATACATACCTAAAGAGTCCCTTTGGCCACACATTCCTGAATTTGTTGATGGTGCACTTAGCCACATTTTACAGATGTCCAAAGTTTTGGGTGAGCAGATTGGGCGTGGGCAACCAGTATGGCCTTCTGCAATTCATGGACATTATGCAGATGCAGGTGACTCTGCTGCTCTTCTATCTGGAGCTCTAAATGTACCAATGCTTTTTACCGGACATTCACTTGGACGAGATAAGCTTGAACAACTTTTGAAACAAGGACGGCAATCAAGGGAAGAAATCAATACAATGTACAGAATAATGCGACGAATTGAGGCAGAGGAGTTGGCTCTTGATGCCTCCGAAATTATTATAACCAGCACTAGACAGGAAATAGAAGAGCAATGGCGTCTATATGATGGCTTTGATCCAATACTAGAGCGCAAACTGAGAGCGAGGATCAGAAGGGGCGTGAGCTGTTATGGCAGATTCATGCCTCGCATGGTC GTAATTCCCCCTGGGATGGAATTTCATCATATTGTTCCACATGAGGGAGATATAGATGGGGAAgtagaaaaagatgaagatggttcCCCTTCTCCTGACACACATATTTGGACAGAG ATAATGCGTTTTTTCTCTAATGCACGAAAGCCAATGATACTTGCCCTTGCCCGGCCAGATCCAAAGAAGAACATCACAACTCTAGTTAAAGCATTTGGCGAATGTCAACCGCTAAGGGAACTTGCTAACCTT ACACTAGTTATGGGTAACCGTGACGACATTGATGAAATGTCAACCACAAATGCATCTGTGCTTCTTTCAATTCTCAAACTGATTGATAAATATGATCTTTATGGCCAAGTGGCATATCCTAAACACCACAAGCAGTCCGATGTACCTGACATTTACCGTCTGGCAGCAAAAACAAAG GGAGTTTTCATCAATCCAGCTTTCATTGAGCCATTTGGGCTCACTTTAATTGAG GCAGCGGCTTATGGTTTGCCTATAGTGGCTACAAAAAATGGGGGTCCTGTAGATATAATCCGG GTTCTTGACAATGGTCTCCTAGTTGATCCACATGATCAGCAATCTATAGCTGATGCTCTTCTAAGGCTTGTGTCGGATAAACATCTTTGGACAAGATGTAGGCAGAATGGACTGAAAAATATCCACCTGTTTTCTTGGACAGAGCATTGTAAGACGTACTTATCTCGCATAGCTAGTTGCAGGCCAAGGCAGCCTCAGTGGCAGAGAAGTGACGAGGGAGTTGATGATTCAGAATTGGATTCTTCTGGAGATTCCCTGAGAGACATACAGGATATATCTTTGAACTTAAAGCTTTCTCTGGATGGCGTAAGAAATGAAGGGGGTGGGACTCTTGATGATGCTGAAGAGAAGGCTATTGATGGAAAGAGCAAGTTAGAGACTGCTGTTTTGACCATGTCGAAGGGTGCAGTAGGAGGCATGCAGAAGGACATTCCAATGGAGAAAGCAGACAACAACACTGGCAGCAGTAAAGCATctttgaagagaagaaaatatttatatgtcatcGCTCTGGACTGTGATGCAACCTCAGACTTTCTTGAAATTACCAAGACTGTTGTTCAAGCGGCTGCAGAGTCCACAGGATTCATATTGTCGACGTCTTTGACCATATCAGATATCAACTCACTTTTGCTATCAGGTGGTTTGAACCCTCTAGATTTCGATGCTTTTATCTGTAATAGTGGTAGTGAACTCTACTATCCATCTTCAAGCTCCGAGGGTGTTTCTGGGCTTCCATTTGTTTTAGATCTAGATTATCATGCACACATTGAATACCGCTGGGGTGGTGAAGGTTTGAGGAAAACTTTGACACGCTGGGCTGCTTCTATAAATGATAAAAGGGGAGGAGAACAGATTGTTGTGGAAGATATATCGGGATCAACTGCACATTGCTATGCCTTTAAAGTTAAAGATCCATCTATG GTTCCTTCTGTTAAAGAAATTCGTAAGCTGATGAGAATTCACGCTCTTCGTTGTCATGCTATTTATTGTCAAAATGGTACCAAGCTGAATGTAATCCCTGTTTTGGCATCTCGGTCACAAGCTCTCAG GTACCTGTATATCCGATGGGGAATAGACTTGTCAAAGCTTGTGGTGTTTGTGGGAGAATGTGGGGACACAGACTATGAAGGTTTGCTTGGAGGAGTTCATAAAACTGTGATAGTCAAAGGAACTGGGACCAGTTCTCTTAAACTTCATACAAACAGAAACTATCCTCTGGAGCATGTCATGCCATCTGACAATCCCAACGTCGTTCAATCTGAAGATCATGATGGCATCAGTATAAGGGCATCACTGGAGAAACTGAGGGTTCTCAAGGGGTAG
- the LOC120005628 gene encoding vesicle-associated membrane protein 711 yields MAILFALVARGSVVLAEFGATSTNAGTIARQILEKIPGNNDTNVSYSQDCYIFHVKRTDGLTVLCMADDTAGRRIPFAFLEDIHQRFARTYGRAVHTAQAYGMNEEFSRVLSQQIEYYSSDPNADRMNRLKGEMSQVRNVMIENIDKVLERGDRLELLVDKTANMQGNTLRFRKQARRFRSTVWWRNVKLTIALIILLLVVVYVVLAFVCHGVTLPTCLK; encoded by the exons ATGGCGATACTGTTTGCCCTGGTGGCCCGGGGATCGGTGGTGTTGGCGGAGTTCGGCGCAACGTCAACAAACGCCGGGACTATTGCTCGGCAGATACTGGAGAAGATACCGGGGAACAACGACACAAACGTCTCTTACTCGCAAGATTGCTACATCTTTCATGTCAAGCGCACCGATGGCCTCACCGTTCTCTGTATGGCCGACGATACTGCTGGAA GGAGGATTCCTTTCGCATTTCTTGAAGACATTCATCAGCGATTTGCAAGGACTTACGGCCGTGCGGTCCATACGGCCCAAGCTTATGGAATGAACGAAGAATTTTCAAGGGTGTTGAGCCAGCAAATTGAATACTACTCAAGTGATCCTAATGCAGATAGGATGAACAGACTAAAAGGTGAAATGAGTCAG GTTCGAAACGTCATGATAGAGAATATCGACAAAGTTTTAGAGAGAGGTGATCGCTTGGAGTTGTTGGTTGATAAGACTGCTAATATGCAAGGAAACACTCTCCGCTTCAGAAAGCAAGCTCGCCGTTTCAGAAGCACTGTATGGTGGAGAAATGTCAAGTTGAC GATTGCGCTGATTATCCTCCTCCTAGTGGTTGTTTATGTTGTACTAGCCTTTGTATGCCATGGAGTGACATTACCTACCTGCCTGAAATGA
- the LOC120005626 gene encoding probable sucrose-phosphate synthase 1 isoform X2 codes for MSLHGLIRGENMELGRDSDTGGQVKYVVELARALGTMPGVYRVDLLTRQVSAPDVDWSYAEPTEMLNPADSDNSNQELGESSGAFIIRIPFGPKDKYIPKESLWPHIPEFVDGALSHILQMSKVLGEQIGRGQPVWPSAIHGHYADAGDSAALLSGALNVPMLFTGHSLGRDKLEQLLKQGRQSREEINTMYRIMRRIEAEELALDASEIIITSTRQEIEEQWRLYDGFDPILERKLRARIRRGVSCYGRFMPRMVVIPPGMEFHHIVPHEGDIDGEVEKDEDGSPSPDTHIWTEIMRFFSNARKPMILALARPDPKKNITTLVKAFGECQPLRELANLTLVMGNRDDIDEMSTTNASVLLSILKLIDKYDLYGQVAYPKHHKQSDVPDIYRLAAKTKGVFINPAFIEPFGLTLIEAAAYGLPIVATKNGGPVDIIRVLDNGLLVDPHDQQSIADALLRLVSDKHLWTRCRQNGLKNIHLFSWTEHCKTYLSRIASCRPRQPQWQRSDEGVDDSELDSSGDSLRDIQDISLNLKLSLDGVRNEGGGTLDDAEEKAIDGKSKLETAVLTMSKGAVGGMQKDIPMEKADNNTGSSKASLKRRKYLYVIALDCDATSDFLEITKTVVQAAAESTGFILSTSLTISDINSLLLSGGLNPLDFDAFICNSGSELYYPSSSSEGVSGLPFVLDLDYHAHIEYRWGGEGLRKTLTRWAASINDKRGGEQIVVEDISGSTAHCYAFKVKDPSMVPSVKEIRKLMRIHALRCHAIYCQNGTKLNVIPVLASRSQALRYLYIRWGIDLSKLVVFVGECGDTDYEGLLGGVHKTVIVKGTGTSSLKLHTNRNYPLEHVMPSDNPNVVQSEDHDGISIRASLEKLRVLKG; via the exons ATGAG TCTTCACGGCCTAATTCGTGGTGAAAACATGGAGCTTGGTCGTGATTCTGACACCGGTGGCCAG GTTAAGTACGTTGTGGAACTTGCAAGGGCCTTAGGTACAATGCCGGGAGTTTATCGGGTTGACTTACTGACTAGGCAAGTATCGGCTCCAGATGTAGATTGGAGTTATGCTGAACCTACAGAGATGCTGAATCCAGCGGACTCTGACAACTCAAATCAGGAGCTTGGTGAGAGTAGTGGTGCTTTTATAATCCGTATACCATTTGGTCCAAAGGATAAATACATACCTAAAGAGTCCCTTTGGCCACACATTCCTGAATTTGTTGATGGTGCACTTAGCCACATTTTACAGATGTCCAAAGTTTTGGGTGAGCAGATTGGGCGTGGGCAACCAGTATGGCCTTCTGCAATTCATGGACATTATGCAGATGCAGGTGACTCTGCTGCTCTTCTATCTGGAGCTCTAAATGTACCAATGCTTTTTACCGGACATTCACTTGGACGAGATAAGCTTGAACAACTTTTGAAACAAGGACGGCAATCAAGGGAAGAAATCAATACAATGTACAGAATAATGCGACGAATTGAGGCAGAGGAGTTGGCTCTTGATGCCTCCGAAATTATTATAACCAGCACTAGACAGGAAATAGAAGAGCAATGGCGTCTATATGATGGCTTTGATCCAATACTAGAGCGCAAACTGAGAGCGAGGATCAGAAGGGGCGTGAGCTGTTATGGCAGATTCATGCCTCGCATGGTC GTAATTCCCCCTGGGATGGAATTTCATCATATTGTTCCACATGAGGGAGATATAGATGGGGAAgtagaaaaagatgaagatggttcCCCTTCTCCTGACACACATATTTGGACAGAG ATAATGCGTTTTTTCTCTAATGCACGAAAGCCAATGATACTTGCCCTTGCCCGGCCAGATCCAAAGAAGAACATCACAACTCTAGTTAAAGCATTTGGCGAATGTCAACCGCTAAGGGAACTTGCTAACCTT ACACTAGTTATGGGTAACCGTGACGACATTGATGAAATGTCAACCACAAATGCATCTGTGCTTCTTTCAATTCTCAAACTGATTGATAAATATGATCTTTATGGCCAAGTGGCATATCCTAAACACCACAAGCAGTCCGATGTACCTGACATTTACCGTCTGGCAGCAAAAACAAAG GGAGTTTTCATCAATCCAGCTTTCATTGAGCCATTTGGGCTCACTTTAATTGAG GCAGCGGCTTATGGTTTGCCTATAGTGGCTACAAAAAATGGGGGTCCTGTAGATATAATCCGG GTTCTTGACAATGGTCTCCTAGTTGATCCACATGATCAGCAATCTATAGCTGATGCTCTTCTAAGGCTTGTGTCGGATAAACATCTTTGGACAAGATGTAGGCAGAATGGACTGAAAAATATCCACCTGTTTTCTTGGACAGAGCATTGTAAGACGTACTTATCTCGCATAGCTAGTTGCAGGCCAAGGCAGCCTCAGTGGCAGAGAAGTGACGAGGGAGTTGATGATTCAGAATTGGATTCTTCTGGAGATTCCCTGAGAGACATACAGGATATATCTTTGAACTTAAAGCTTTCTCTGGATGGCGTAAGAAATGAAGGGGGTGGGACTCTTGATGATGCTGAAGAGAAGGCTATTGATGGAAAGAGCAAGTTAGAGACTGCTGTTTTGACCATGTCGAAGGGTGCAGTAGGAGGCATGCAGAAGGACATTCCAATGGAGAAAGCAGACAACAACACTGGCAGCAGTAAAGCATctttgaagagaagaaaatatttatatgtcatcGCTCTGGACTGTGATGCAACCTCAGACTTTCTTGAAATTACCAAGACTGTTGTTCAAGCGGCTGCAGAGTCCACAGGATTCATATTGTCGACGTCTTTGACCATATCAGATATCAACTCACTTTTGCTATCAGGTGGTTTGAACCCTCTAGATTTCGATGCTTTTATCTGTAATAGTGGTAGTGAACTCTACTATCCATCTTCAAGCTCCGAGGGTGTTTCTGGGCTTCCATTTGTTTTAGATCTAGATTATCATGCACACATTGAATACCGCTGGGGTGGTGAAGGTTTGAGGAAAACTTTGACACGCTGGGCTGCTTCTATAAATGATAAAAGGGGAGGAGAACAGATTGTTGTGGAAGATATATCGGGATCAACTGCACATTGCTATGCCTTTAAAGTTAAAGATCCATCTATG GTTCCTTCTGTTAAAGAAATTCGTAAGCTGATGAGAATTCACGCTCTTCGTTGTCATGCTATTTATTGTCAAAATGGTACCAAGCTGAATGTAATCCCTGTTTTGGCATCTCGGTCACAAGCTCTCAG GTACCTGTATATCCGATGGGGAATAGACTTGTCAAAGCTTGTGGTGTTTGTGGGAGAATGTGGGGACACAGACTATGAAGGTTTGCTTGGAGGAGTTCATAAAACTGTGATAGTCAAAGGAACTGGGACCAGTTCTCTTAAACTTCATACAAACAGAAACTATCCTCTGGAGCATGTCATGCCATCTGACAATCCCAACGTCGTTCAATCTGAAGATCATGATGGCATCAGTATAAGGGCATCACTGGAGAAACTGAGGGTTCTCAAGGGGTAG
- the LOC120005822 gene encoding E3 ubiquitin-protein ligase KEG-like, with translation MAGKVISAQPTAAFEYELFEGDPDHLRTVVATSNQMTSWIDPAKLKLRHRIGRGPFGDTWLATHHQSSEDYDEHHEVAVKMFRRIKEDHMRTVVDKFDDIFFKCQGVEDVCLLHGISIINGKICVVMKFYEGSVGDKIACHREGNLLLSDVLRYGARLTRGILELHSKEILVLNLKPSNFLVTEHDQAILGDVGIPYLLLGIPFASSDMSCRLGTPNYMAPEQFQPEVRGPISFETDSWGFGCSVLEMLTGSQPWRGRSLDDIYDMVVRKQEKPPIPSGLPPMLENILLGCFEYDLRSRPMMRDVLLVFTSLHNAVYTDGDWTNLGSRGVPEKASSIGYTEWFLSKDTLQVGDLVRSRKPPNSSKPENMDVPEGTVVGLERDADQDNFVLVRVHGIHDPLRVHVSTLERVTFGLAAGDWVCSKEEVKRHSPTGILHSIHRDGSVAVGFIGLETLWKGNSSKLQMAESYSVGQFVRLKANVLSPRFEWPRKRGGAWATGRIGLILPNGCLVVRFPGRLTFRDESSDFLADPAEVEMVSFGSCPGMVKKYQHLEDFHWAVRPILIALGLFTAMKLGIFVRHKIGRSKVKKQHSSAILVDDHNTEGQIAGNPAWLPPPVANMLFGEGGSAATAR, from the exons ATGGCTGGTAAAGTTATCTCTGCCCAACCCACTGCTGCTTTTGAGTATGAGCTTTTTGAAGGTGACCCTGATCACCTTAGAACTGTGGTTGCGACATCAAACCAGATGACTTCATGGATTGACCCTGCAAAATTGAAATTAAGACACAGAATCGGAAGGGGCCCTTTTGGTGATACTTGGCTAGCTACTCATCATCAGTCATCTGAAGATTATGATGAACACCATGAAGTGGCTGTCAAGATGTTTCGCCGTATTAAAGAGGATCACATGAGGACTGTggtggataaatttgatgatatatttttcaagtgtcaagGTGTAGAAGATGTTTGTTTGCTGCATGGAATTTCAATTATAAATGGAAAG ATATGCGTGGTAATGAAGTTCTATGAAGGCTCTGTAGGTGACAAAATTGCTTGCCATAGAGAGGGAAATCTGTTATTGTCTGATGTTTTGAG GTATGGAGCTCGGTTAACACGTGGAATTTTGGAGCTGCACTCCAAGGAGATCCTAGTACTTAACCTCAAACCTTCAAACTTTCTTGTCACTGAACATGATCAAGCAATTCTTGGAGACGTTGGAATACCTTATCTACTGCTTGGAATTCCATTCGCTAGCTCAGATATGTCTTGCAGGCTTGGAACTCCAAACTACATGGCACCAGAACAATTTCAGCCAGAAGTAAGAGGTCCAATATCCTTCGAGACCGACTCATGGGGGTTTGGTTGCAGTGTTTTGGAAATGTTGACTGGAAGTCAGCCTTGGCGTGGTAGGTCACTTGATGACATTTATGACATGGTTGTGAGAAAGCAAGAAAAACCCCCTATTCCAAGTGGTCTTCCTCCTATGCTTGAAAATATTCTTCTTGGTTGCTTTGAGTATGACCTCAGGAGTCGCCCTATGATGAGAGACGTATTACTTGTCTTTACAAG CCTGCATAATGCAGTTTACACTGATGGAGACTGGACAAATCTTGGGAGTAGAGGAGTCCCAGAGAAAGCGAGTAGCATTGGTTATACAGAGTGGTTTCTTTCAAAGGATACTCTGCAAGTGGGTGACTTGGTGCGTTCCCGAAAGCCTCCTAACTCAAGCAAACCTGAAAACATGGATGTCCCGGAGGGTACTGTAGTTGGTTTAGAACGCGATGCTGATCAAGATAATTTTGTTTTGGTGAGGGTCCACGGCATCCATGATCCGCTGAGAGTTCATGTTTCAACACTGGAGAGGGTCACTTTTGGCTTGGCAGCTGGGGACTGGGTATGCTCAAAGGAGGAAGTCAAGAGACACTCTCCAACAGGTATCCTCCACTCCATTCATCGAGATGGGAGCGTAGCTGTTGGATTCATAGGGTTGGAAACTCTCTGGAAGGGAAATTCCTCCAAGCTTCAGATGGCGGAATCTTACTCCGTGGGTCAATTTGTGAGGCTGAAAGCTAATGTTCTTAGCCCTCGATTTGAATGGCCTCGTAAAAGGGGAGGGGCTTGGGCTACAGGAAGGATAGGTTTGATCTTACCAAATGGGTGCCTTGTGGTCAGGTTTCCGGGGAGGTTGACTTTTAGGGATGAAAGCAGTGACTTCTTGGCTGATCCGGCTGAAGTGGAAATGGTTAGTTTCGGCTCATGCCCTGGGATGGTGAAGAAGTATCAACATCTTGAGGATTTCCACTGGGCTGTGAGACCAATTCTGATTGCATTGGGTTTGTTTACTGCCATGAAACTTGGTATCTTTGTCCGACACAAAATAGGGAGGTCAAAGGTAAAGAAACAGCATTCCAGTGCAATTCTCGTTGATGACCATAATACAGAGGGCCAGATTGCCGGTAACCCTGCATGGCTTCCTCCACCTGTAGCAAATATGCTCTTTGGAGAAGGTGGTAGTGCTGCTACTGCTCGGTAG